The Janthinobacterium lividum genome has a window encoding:
- a CDS encoding type II secretion system F family protein, whose protein sequence is MAQYVYRAMDAAGALIPGSMEAANVPDLEARLHRMQLDLIDCKITGQYLVLLGKRVIHRRDLINFCFHMEQLTGAGVPILEGLNDLRESTDHPRLREVVTDLIESIEGGLPLSGALAQHGDIFDATFTSLILAGEQSGRIAEVFKNLSESLKWQDELASQTRKIIMYPVIVAIVVAAVAFFLMIYLVPQLTAFIRNMGGELPLHTRVLIFVSNVFINYWYLLLALPVLLFFGGRTLIRRSEAARYAWDGLKLRLWLVGPVLHKIILARFATFFALMYASGITILECIRLSEGIAGNQVVAAGLRRAAQLISEGYGVTAAFQHTGIFPPLVIRMLKVGEATGSLDTALRNVSYFYNREVKELIEKVQAMIEPTMTVILGLLLGWIMLSVLGPIYDTISTIKT, encoded by the coding sequence ATGGCGCAATATGTCTACCGCGCCATGGATGCCGCCGGCGCGCTGATTCCCGGCAGCATGGAGGCGGCCAACGTGCCGGATCTGGAAGCGCGCCTGCACCGCATGCAGCTCGACTTGATCGACTGCAAGATCACGGGCCAGTACCTGGTGTTGCTGGGCAAGCGTGTCATCCACCGCCGCGACCTGATCAATTTCTGCTTCCACATGGAGCAATTGACGGGTGCGGGCGTACCCATCCTGGAAGGCTTGAACGACTTGCGCGAAAGCACGGACCACCCGCGCCTGCGCGAAGTCGTCACGGATTTAATTGAAAGCATCGAGGGCGGCTTGCCCCTGTCCGGCGCGCTGGCCCAGCATGGCGACATCTTCGACGCCACATTCACCAGCCTGATCCTGGCTGGCGAGCAGAGCGGCAGGATCGCCGAGGTGTTCAAGAACCTGTCGGAAAGCCTGAAGTGGCAGGACGAGCTGGCCTCGCAGACGCGCAAGATCATCATGTATCCGGTCATCGTGGCCATCGTCGTGGCGGCCGTGGCGTTCTTCCTGATGATTTATCTCGTGCCCCAGCTGACGGCCTTCATCCGCAACATGGGCGGCGAGCTGCCGCTGCATACGCGCGTGCTGATCTTTGTATCGAATGTGTTCATCAATTACTGGTATTTGCTGCTGGCCTTGCCCGTGCTGCTGTTCTTCGGCGGGCGCACGCTCATCCGCCGCAGCGAGGCGGCCCGCTATGCGTGGGATGGTTTGAAACTGCGGCTGTGGCTGGTCGGTCCCGTGCTGCACAAGATCATCCTGGCCCGCTTCGCCACGTTTTTTGCCCTGATGTATGCCTCCGGCATCACGATACTCGAATGCATCCGCCTGTCCGAAGGCATCGCCGGCAACCAGGTGGTAGCGGCCGGCCTGCGGCGCGCCGCCCAGCTGATCAGCGAGGGCTACGGCGTCACCGCCGCCTTCCAGCACACGGGCATCTTCCCGCCGCTGGTGATCCGCATGCTGAAGGTGGGCGAAGCAACGGGTTCGCTGGACACGGCCTTGCGCAATGTCAGTTACTTTTACAACCGCGAAGTGAAAGAATTGATTGAAAAAGTGCAAGCCATGATCGAGCCGACCATGACGGTCATCCTGGGCCTGCTGCTGGGCTGGATCATGCTGTCGGTGCTGGGGCCGATTTACGACACCATCAGTACGATTAAAACTTGA
- a CDS encoding ATPase, T2SS/T4P/T4SS family has protein sequence MAEQAKLPLGKLLIKKGVISEDQLRIALIEQRRSSEPLGKLLITLGFVTEATVREALSENLKQVSADLSSLVVDAIALKLIPKDVAKRYRVFPIVYERQADNLILAMADTSNIVALDQISAMLVKGITISTVLVNESDISRAIDQYYGFELSIDGILHEIETGEVSYQSMASPSDEYSQPMVRLIDALLADAVQNGASDIHFEPEQSFLRIRYRIDGILRQIRSLHKSYWPAMAVRLKVMSNMNIAEARAPQDGRISIKFSGRQIDFRASAQPTTHGENVVLRVLDRQKGIVPLDSLGLAEPELNLLKLMIARPDGVILVTGPTGSGKTTTLYSILNHINTESVNIMTLEDPVEYPMNMIRQTSVNESVKLGFADGIRSMMRQDPDIILVGEIRDRETAEMAFAAAMTGHQVYSTLHTSSAIGSVARLLDIGILPDIMAGNIIGIVAQRLVRRLCPHCKETTVADDVERRLLGLTADEAPVSICHAVGCERCAHQGYKGRLAIMEILKMTAELDELTARRASSRELRNAARAAGFKGIVDDGMRRVLEGVTTLEEVGRVVDLTERLA, from the coding sequence ATGGCAGAACAGGCAAAACTTCCTCTTGGCAAGCTGTTGATCAAGAAAGGCGTGATCAGCGAAGACCAGCTGCGCATCGCCCTGATCGAGCAACGGCGCAGCAGCGAACCGCTGGGCAAGCTGCTGATCACCCTGGGCTTCGTCACGGAAGCAACCGTGCGCGAGGCGCTCAGCGAAAACCTGAAACAGGTCAGCGCGGATCTGTCGAGCCTGGTGGTCGACGCCATCGCCCTGAAACTGATCCCGAAAGACGTGGCCAAGCGCTACCGCGTCTTTCCCATCGTCTACGAGCGGCAGGCGGACAATCTGATCCTGGCCATGGCCGACACGAGCAACATCGTCGCGCTCGACCAGATCAGCGCCATGCTGGTCAAGGGCATCACGATTTCCACCGTGCTCGTCAACGAATCGGACATTTCACGCGCCATCGACCAGTACTATGGCTTCGAACTGTCGATCGACGGCATCCTGCACGAAATCGAAACGGGCGAGGTCAGCTATCAAAGCATGGCCTCGCCCTCGGACGAATACAGCCAGCCCATGGTGCGCCTGATCGACGCGTTGCTGGCCGATGCCGTGCAAAATGGCGCCTCGGACATCCATTTCGAGCCGGAACAGTCGTTCCTGCGCATCCGCTACCGCATCGACGGCATCCTGCGGCAAATCCGCAGCCTGCACAAGTCGTACTGGCCGGCCATGGCCGTGCGCCTGAAGGTGATGTCGAACATGAATATCGCCGAGGCGCGCGCGCCGCAGGATGGGCGCATCAGCATCAAATTTTCCGGACGGCAAATCGACTTTCGCGCCTCGGCGCAGCCCACGACGCATGGGGAAAACGTCGTGCTGCGCGTGCTCGACCGCCAAAAAGGCATCGTGCCGCTGGACTCTCTGGGTCTGGCCGAGCCGGAACTGAACTTGTTGAAACTCATGATCGCGCGCCCCGACGGCGTGATTCTCGTGACGGGTCCGACGGGCAGCGGCAAGACCACCACCCTGTATTCGATACTCAACCATATCAATACGGAAAGCGTCAACATCATGACCCTGGAGGATCCGGTCGAGTATCCGATGAACATGATACGCCAGACCTCCGTCAATGAATCAGTCAAGCTGGGCTTTGCCGACGGCATCCGCTCGATGATGCGGCAAGACCCGGACATCATCCTCGTAGGTGAGATCCGCGACCGCGAAACGGCGGAAATGGCCTTTGCCGCCGCCATGACGGGCCACCAGGTGTATTCCACCCTGCATACGAGCTCGGCCATCGGTTCCGTGGCGCGCCTGCTCGACATCGGCATCCTGCCCGACATCATGGCCGGCAACATCATCGGTATCGTGGCGCAGCGCCTGGTGCGCCGTTTGTGTCCACATTGCAAGGAAACGACGGTCGCCGACGACGTCGAGCGCCGCCTACTGGGCCTGACGGCGGACGAGGCGCCCGTGTCCATCTGCCACGCCGTCGGTTGCGAGCGCTGCGCGCACCAGGGCTACAAGGGCCGCCTGGCCATCATGGAAATCCTCAAGATGACGGCCGAACTCGATGAATTGACGGCGCGCCGCGCCAGTAGCCGCGAATTGAGGAACGCGGCGCGCGCGGCCGGCTTCAAGGGCATTGTCGACGACGGCATGCGCCGCGTGCTGGAAGGCGTCACGACACTGGAAGAAGTGGGCCGCGTCGTCGACCTGACGGAAAGGCTGGCCTGA
- a CDS encoding tetratricopeptide repeat protein: protein MAYWYWRASTSPGASANLPGVPMPLADAPGTAGVAGPIVVLPATGTAQPDAPPSPATPPQDFVRDARQSAGAAEQQAMIQAAAQAAVAAQLAHMAPPAPPSLPPVAAPDNSQIQVQRSVAAPQINPGVQQAYQAFNGGQLGLARQQYETVLRQDANNRDALLGLAAVALRENQGAQAAALYVRLLEINPDDSEALAGLIGLRQGDVALSEAKLKAILARSPDNAPVLFALGNVYAKQRRWNEAQQQFFRAYGAAPANPDYAFNLAVGLDRLNQPRLAATYYQRALTLAQTTPAAFDQAVVQARLRDLTAPAPAAGAAPAEPATITPRQE, encoded by the coding sequence ATGGCGTATTGGTACTGGCGCGCCAGTACCAGCCCCGGCGCGAGCGCCAACCTGCCCGGCGTGCCCATGCCGCTGGCGGATGCCCCTGGCACGGCCGGCGTGGCCGGTCCTATCGTGGTGCTGCCGGCAACGGGCACGGCGCAGCCTGACGCCCCGCCCTCCCCCGCGACACCACCGCAGGACTTCGTGCGCGACGCGCGCCAGTCAGCGGGTGCGGCGGAGCAGCAGGCGATGATACAGGCGGCGGCCCAGGCCGCCGTAGCGGCGCAGCTGGCGCACATGGCGCCGCCCGCCCCGCCCAGCCTGCCGCCCGTGGCCGCGCCCGACAACAGCCAGATCCAGGTGCAGCGCAGCGTCGCCGCGCCACAAATCAACCCCGGCGTGCAGCAAGCCTACCAGGCCTTCAACGGGGGCCAGCTGGGTCTTGCTCGTCAGCAATATGAAACGGTGCTGCGGCAGGATGCCAACAACCGCGACGCGCTGCTGGGCCTGGCGGCCGTGGCCCTGCGCGAAAACCAGGGCGCACAGGCGGCGGCCTTGTACGTACGTTTACTGGAAATCAATCCCGACGATAGCGAGGCGCTGGCCGGTCTGATCGGGTTGCGCCAGGGCGACGTGGCGCTGAGCGAGGCAAAATTGAAAGCCATCCTGGCACGCAGCCCCGACAACGCCCCCGTGCTGTTTGCACTGGGCAATGTGTACGCCAAGCAGCGCCGCTGGAACGAAGCGCAGCAGCAATTTTTCCGCGCCTACGGCGCCGCGCCCGCAAATCCCGACTATGCATTCAACCTGGCCGTGGGCCTGGACCGGCTGAACCAGCCCAGGCTGGCCGCCACGTATTACCAGCGCGCCTTGACCCTGGCGCAAACCACGCCGGCCGCATTCGACCAGGCCGTGGTGCAGGCGCGCCTGCGCGACCTGACAGCCCCCGCGCCAGCGGCGGGCGCAGCCCCGGCCGAGCCGGCCACTATCACACCCCGTCAAGAATAA
- a CDS encoding secretin N-terminal domain-containing protein: MNQHPIPVLASWVTLACSAMLAGCATHQTPLSPGHINAPPLPAGAIPEPVQQSSALAAPLPAPKVETYSVTVHKVPVQSLLFALARDAGMNIDIHPQIEGSVTLNALNQTLPQLLSRIGKQVDMRYEIDGKNLTVLPDAPVWRNYKVDYVNMARSTNSSVNIATQISTAGGGSNNASNPVGSTQGSNGNNNSTTLVVNRSENNFWYSLEKNIRDLLRETTLNDVQVDPLAQLNQQLTTVPGQQGQQGQQGQPQNQAGNFPANGATGQYGAQTPMQNGGPNGSQNAPGQQVPGQNAYSGQPLDANGMPLLKLANKGGPSSVVVNVEGGLIAVRATGRQHEKIAEFLDAVLHSAKRQVLIEATIIEVRLSNEYQQGINWSRLTGSLQLRQGQVGTTVLSSGVTPNITPGIFLLNYAKDSFATTIQLLESFGKVKVLSSPKISVLNNQTAMLKVVDNNVFFTIKVTPAVISSTGTITTPATYESKLETVPVGFVMSVTPQISDSDEVTLNVRPTITRIVGYVQDPNPALATANVQSRVPVIQARELESIMKVGNGQIAVMGGLMQDSIDNARDGVPGLSSLPIVGNLFTYRNEASSKTELVIFMRPVVVKDASIEGDYRDYRYLLPGQAPLNSQPYTDGPPAPTVQPQARLQGDFP; the protein is encoded by the coding sequence ATGAATCAACACCCTATTCCTGTGCTGGCCTCCTGGGTCACCCTCGCCTGCAGCGCCATGCTGGCTGGCTGCGCCACGCATCAAACGCCGCTGTCGCCTGGGCACATCAATGCCCCGCCCCTCCCTGCTGGCGCCATTCCCGAACCGGTGCAGCAAAGCAGCGCGCTGGCCGCGCCCCTGCCCGCGCCCAAAGTGGAAACGTATAGCGTCACCGTGCACAAAGTGCCCGTGCAATCGCTGCTGTTTGCGCTGGCGCGCGACGCGGGCATGAATATCGACATCCACCCGCAGATCGAGGGCAGCGTCACGCTGAATGCGCTGAACCAGACCCTGCCGCAACTGCTGTCGCGTATCGGCAAGCAAGTCGACATGCGCTACGAAATCGATGGCAAGAACCTGACGGTGCTGCCCGACGCCCCCGTTTGGCGCAATTACAAGGTCGATTACGTCAACATGGCGCGCAGCACCAACAGCAGCGTGAATATCGCCACGCAAATCTCCACGGCGGGCGGCGGGTCGAACAACGCCAGTAATCCCGTCGGCAGCACGCAAGGCAGCAATGGCAACAACAATTCGACCACCCTGGTGGTGAATCGTTCGGAAAATAATTTCTGGTACAGCCTGGAAAAGAATATCCGCGACCTGCTGCGCGAGACCACGCTCAACGATGTGCAGGTGGACCCGCTGGCGCAGCTGAACCAGCAATTGACGACTGTGCCCGGCCAGCAGGGGCAGCAAGGGCAGCAGGGTCAGCCGCAGAACCAGGCCGGCAACTTCCCTGCCAACGGCGCAACTGGCCAGTACGGCGCCCAGACGCCGATGCAGAATGGCGGCCCGAATGGGAGTCAAAATGCGCCGGGCCAGCAGGTCCCTGGCCAGAATGCGTATTCTGGCCAGCCGCTGGACGCGAACGGCATGCCACTGTTAAAACTGGCCAACAAGGGCGGCCCCTCGTCCGTCGTCGTCAACGTCGAGGGCGGGCTGATCGCCGTGCGGGCCACGGGGCGCCAGCATGAAAAGATCGCTGAATTCCTCGATGCGGTATTGCACAGCGCCAAGCGGCAAGTGCTGATCGAGGCGACCATCATCGAAGTGCGCCTGAGCAATGAATACCAGCAAGGCATCAACTGGTCGCGCCTGACGGGCAGCCTGCAACTGCGGCAGGGGCAAGTGGGCACGACGGTACTGTCCAGTGGCGTCACGCCCAATATCACGCCGGGCATCTTCCTGCTCAATTATGCGAAAGACAGTTTTGCCACCACCATCCAGCTGCTCGAATCGTTCGGCAAGGTGAAAGTGCTGTCCAGCCCGAAGATCAGCGTGCTCAACAATCAAACGGCCATGCTGAAGGTAGTCGACAACAATGTCTTCTTTACCATCAAGGTGACGCCCGCCGTGATCAGCTCGACGGGTACCATCACCACGCCGGCCACCTATGAGTCGAAACTGGAAACGGTGCCCGTCGGCTTCGTCATGAGCGTCACGCCGCAGATTTCCGACAGCGATGAAGTCACCCTGAACGTGCGCCCCACCATCACGCGCATCGTTGGCTACGTGCAAGACCCGAACCCGGCCCTGGCCACGGCGAACGTGCAAAGCCGCGTGCCCGTCATCCAGGCGCGTGAGCTGGAATCGATCATGAAAGTGGGCAATGGCCAGATCGCCGTGATGGGCGGCCTGATGCAGGACTCCATCGACAACGCCAGGGATGGCGTGCCGGGACTGTCCAGCCTGCCCATCGTGGGCAATCTGTTTACCTACCGCAATGAAGCAAGCAGCAAGACGGAGCTGGTGATTTTCATGCGCCCCGTCGTGGTCAAGGATGCCAGCATTGAGGGCGATTACCGCGACTACCGCTACCTGCTTCCCGGCCAGGCGCCGCTCAACAGCCAGCCGTACACGGATGGCCCGCCGGCGCCCACCGTCCAGCCGCAGGCACGCCTGCAGGGAGACTTCCCATGA
- a CDS encoding AAA family ATPase, with translation MNADTPIPLSTPPGRPYAPSPHGMYLRHFGLRTAPFGITPDPAFFYTGNTRGELLAALLYAVTQGEGIIKLTGEVGSGKTMLCRMLAERLPLHIDVVYLLNPRLEPDEVLRTIAAELGLALDGCRTDAVLRSLHGELIARHAAGRQVVLLAEEAQAMPGATLEALRLLTNLETASHKLLQIVLFGQPELQRTLDLPQFRQLKERITHSFTVPCLPQALLNDYLACRLAAAGRTAPLVFTPAALRRLARSSQGIVRRINILADKALLAAYADDAREVHGRHVRLAIADSPFYRPPWHAGKLLAGALSALMLLLATALLWQWLAPDQTAGMAAPATLQAAVPHTPSQRRQRCSTASWPNRAAGWHSKGHSNWYCKLPVCLPARRLRQKLFAASAASHRSARRPRLSPAWRGPRKPAATYVATASAHQRRHAPAHRLRQLCRPGQRRSRMGQTGPRVTTENIA, from the coding sequence ATGAACGCCGACACGCCCATCCCGCTTTCCACGCCGCCCGGGCGGCCTTACGCGCCCTCCCCGCACGGCATGTATCTGCGCCATTTCGGCTTGCGCACGGCGCCGTTCGGCATCACGCCGGACCCGGCCTTCTTTTATACGGGCAACACGCGCGGCGAACTGCTCGCGGCGCTGCTGTATGCCGTCACGCAAGGTGAAGGCATCATCAAGCTGACGGGCGAAGTAGGCAGCGGCAAGACCATGCTGTGCCGCATGCTGGCCGAACGCTTGCCGCTCCACATCGACGTGGTGTACCTGCTCAATCCGCGCCTGGAACCGGACGAAGTCCTGCGCACCATCGCCGCCGAACTGGGCCTGGCGCTGGACGGATGCCGCACCGATGCCGTGCTGCGCTCCCTGCACGGCGAGCTGATCGCACGGCATGCGGCGGGGCGCCAGGTGGTGCTGCTGGCCGAAGAAGCCCAAGCCATGCCGGGCGCCACCCTGGAAGCGCTGCGCCTGCTGACGAATTTGGAAACGGCCAGCCACAAGCTGCTGCAAATCGTCCTGTTTGGCCAGCCGGAATTGCAGCGGACGCTGGACTTGCCCCAGTTCCGCCAGCTAAAGGAACGCATCACCCACAGTTTTACCGTGCCGTGCCTGCCGCAGGCCTTGCTGAACGACTATCTGGCGTGCCGCCTGGCCGCCGCCGGCCGCACGGCGCCGCTCGTTTTCACACCAGCGGCGCTGCGCCGGCTGGCGCGCTCCTCGCAGGGAATAGTGCGCAGGATCAATATCCTGGCCGACAAAGCCTTGCTGGCCGCATATGCGGACGATGCCCGGGAAGTGCATGGACGCCATGTGCGCCTGGCCATCGCCGACAGCCCCTTTTACCGCCCGCCATGGCACGCGGGCAAGCTGCTGGCGGGCGCCCTGAGTGCGCTGATGCTGCTGCTGGCCACTGCGCTGCTGTGGCAATGGCTGGCGCCGGACCAGACAGCGGGCATGGCGGCGCCAGCCACGCTCCAGGCAGCCGTCCCGCATACCCCCAGCCAGCGCCGTCAACGCTGCTCGACAGCAAGCTGGCCGAATCGCGCGGCTGGCTGGCACAGCAAGGGCCACAGCAACTGGTACTGCAAATTGCCAGTCTGCCTGCCAGCGAGACGGCTGCGGCAGAAACTTTTTGCAGCAAGCGCAGCAAGCCATCGGTCTGCACGACGTCCACGTCTTTCGCCTGCCTGGCGCGGCCCCCGCAAACCGGCCGCCACGTATGTCGCCACAGCAAGCGCCCACCAGCGCCGCCACGCGCCTGCTCATCGTCTACGGCAGCTTTGCCGACCGGGCCAACGCCGAAGCCGTATGGGCCAGACTGGCCCCCGCGTCACCACAGAAAATATTGCTTAG
- a CDS encoding ABC transporter ATP-binding protein — protein MNACAIEFHNVHLQLAGSAVLRGVNLQVRAGELFGLVGVNGAGKTSLLKCLLDFCTPERGEISIFDQPHRHGAARQPLSFLPERFQAPYYLTGGDFLRYLSRLHNVRPDAQAVQQALAALELAPDALLRPAREYSKGMMQKLGLAACLLSGKPQLVLDEPMSGLDPKARAQFKQVLRQARAQGRGALLTSHALADVEELCDRMAILHAGRIVFTGTPAECRARHGGAAGASLEQAFLNCIAV, from the coding sequence ATGAACGCCTGCGCCATCGAGTTTCACAATGTGCATCTGCAGCTGGCGGGCAGCGCCGTGCTGCGCGGCGTCAACCTGCAGGTGCGCGCGGGGGAACTGTTCGGTCTGGTCGGCGTGAATGGCGCGGGAAAGACCAGCCTGCTGAAATGCCTGCTCGACTTTTGCACGCCCGAGCGGGGCGAGATCAGCATTTTCGACCAGCCGCACCGCCATGGCGCGGCGCGCCAGCCCCTGTCGTTTCTGCCGGAACGTTTCCAGGCGCCCTATTACCTGACGGGCGGCGACTTCCTGCGCTACCTGTCGCGCCTGCACAATGTTCGCCCTGATGCGCAAGCCGTGCAGCAAGCGCTGGCCGCGCTGGAACTGGCGCCGGACGCCTTGCTGCGCCCCGCGCGCGAGTATTCGAAAGGCATGATGCAGAAACTGGGGCTGGCCGCCTGCTTGCTGTCGGGCAAGCCGCAACTGGTGCTGGACGAACCGATGAGCGGACTCGACCCGAAGGCGCGCGCGCAGTTCAAGCAGGTGCTGCGGCAAGCGCGCGCGCAAGGCCGCGGCGCCCTGCTCACTTCGCATGCGCTGGCCGACGTGGAAGAATTGTGCGACCGCATGGCGATCCTGCATGCGGGACGCATCGTATTTACGGGCACGCCCGCCGAATGCCGCGCGCGCCATGGCGGTGCGGCCGGCGCCAGCCTGGAACAGGCTTTCCTCAATTGCATCGCGGTATGA
- a CDS encoding GspE/PulE family protein, whose protein sequence is MARPEKVRLGEILVQQKLLTEEQLGQALTEQKRSGRKLGRVFVEHGFVTEEQISGALARQLDIPYINLKFFNINPELVRLLPETQARRFRALVLEDRREGLLVGMSDPTDLFAYDEISRLVKRQIELAVVNETEVLAAIDRIYRRTEDISTLTRELEQDLGDVSVDFGALAANPGLEEAPIVKLLQSVFEDATQVRASDIHIEPQEGRLQIRFRIDGVLHLQTEADSKIASSLALRLKLMSDLDISEKRLPQDGRFAIRVKNQRIDVRISTMPTQYGESVVMRLLNQGGTTLRLDAIGMPPKLVQQFRAIVNRPNGLVLVTGPTGSGKTTTLYCALSELNSVEKKLITVEDPVEYRLPGINQVQVNDKIELNFARVLRSALRQDPDIVLVGEMRDQETAQIGLRAAMTGHLVLSTLHTNDAISTPLRLMDMGVPRYMVGSSLQAVLAQRLVRVICESCSTPYAPTPNEYEWLRLELGELVERNQYFHGKGCSHCNGMGYRGRTGVYELLEITRAVADAANHADPSHFMKVAMEQMAGETLRRHAVQLVVAGRTTVMEAMRISNQSED, encoded by the coding sequence ATGGCAAGGCCAGAGAAAGTCCGGCTCGGTGAAATTTTGGTGCAGCAGAAACTGCTGACGGAAGAACAGTTGGGCCAGGCCTTGACGGAACAGAAGCGTTCGGGGCGCAAGCTGGGCCGCGTTTTTGTCGAGCACGGCTTCGTCACGGAAGAGCAAATTTCGGGCGCCCTGGCGCGCCAGCTCGACATTCCCTACATCAATCTGAAGTTTTTCAACATCAATCCCGAACTGGTGCGGCTGCTGCCGGAAACCCAGGCGCGGCGCTTCCGCGCGCTGGTGCTGGAAGACCGCCGCGAGGGCTTGCTGGTCGGCATGTCCGATCCCACCGACCTGTTTGCGTACGATGAAATCTCGCGCCTGGTCAAGCGCCAGATCGAACTCGCTGTCGTCAATGAGACGGAAGTGCTGGCCGCCATCGACCGCATCTACCGCCGCACGGAAGATATCTCCACCCTGACGCGCGAGCTGGAGCAGGACCTAGGCGACGTTTCCGTCGACTTCGGCGCACTGGCCGCCAATCCGGGCCTGGAAGAGGCGCCCATCGTCAAGCTGCTGCAATCCGTGTTCGAGGATGCCACGCAGGTGCGCGCCTCGGACATCCACATCGAGCCGCAGGAAGGCCGGCTGCAGATCCGCTTCCGCATCGACGGCGTGCTGCACCTGCAGACGGAAGCGGACAGCAAGATCGCCAGTTCGCTGGCGCTGCGCCTGAAACTGATGTCGGACCTCGATATTTCCGAGAAGCGCCTGCCGCAGGATGGCCGCTTCGCCATCCGCGTGAAAAACCAGCGCATCGACGTGCGTATTTCCACCATGCCGACGCAATACGGCGAATCGGTGGTGATGCGGCTCTTGAACCAGGGCGGCACGACCTTGCGCCTGGACGCCATCGGCATGCCGCCCAAGCTGGTGCAACAGTTCCGCGCCATCGTCAACCGCCCGAACGGCCTAGTGCTGGTGACGGGGCCGACCGGTAGCGGCAAGACGACGACCTTGTATTGCGCCTTGTCCGAACTCAATTCGGTGGAAAAAAAGCTCATCACGGTGGAAGACCCCGTCGAGTACCGCTTGCCCGGCATTAACCAGGTGCAAGTGAATGACAAGATCGAGCTGAACTTTGCCCGCGTGCTGCGCTCGGCCCTGCGGCAAGATCCTGACATCGTGCTCGTCGGCGAGATGCGCGACCAGGAAACGGCGCAGATCGGCCTGCGCGCCGCCATGACGGGCCATTTGGTGCTGTCGACCCTGCATACGAACGACGCCATCAGCACGCCGCTGCGCCTGATGGACATGGGCGTGCCCCGCTACATGGTGGGCAGCTCGCTGCAAGCCGTGCTGGCGCAGCGCCTGGTGCGCGTGATCTGCGAAAGCTGCAGCACGCCGTACGCGCCCACGCCGAACGAATACGAATGGCTGCGCCTGGAACTGGGCGAGCTGGTCGAGCGCAACCAGTATTTCCATGGCAAGGGCTGCTCGCATTGCAACGGCATGGGTTACCGGGGCCGCACGGGCGTGTACGAATTGCTGGAAATCACGCGCGCCGTGGCCGACGCCGCCAACCATGCCGATCCTTCCCACTTCATGAAGGTGGCGATGGAGCAGATGGCGGGTGAAACCCTGCGCCGCCACGCCGTGCAGCTGGTGGTTGCCGGCCGCACGACGGTGATGGAAGCAATGCGCATCAGCAACCAGAGCGAGGATTGA